The Halobaculum sp. MBLA0143 genome includes a region encoding these proteins:
- a CDS encoding universal stress protein, which yields MYDEILVPYDGSDGAAEVLHYAASVGLWADAQLRILYVADTTRDSVTVVEGQTVDALVRQGEDVLDEAAATLDSLGVDYETDVVQGNPAPTIVDYADRYGMDLVVMPTHGREGVSRYLAGSVTEKVVRLASVPVVSVRMADDESLQFPYDRVLVPTDGSDDAERAADHVLALAAAMDATVHVLSVVDDAGLAPDLREGDAGAENERAAEAAVDSVVDAAADHGVDTVRHVAHGDPVETIVEHVESEAVDAVGMGTTGRTGTDRILLGSVAEQTVRSAPVPVVTVAED from the coding sequence ATGTACGACGAGATCCTCGTTCCGTACGACGGCAGCGACGGTGCGGCGGAGGTCCTCCACTACGCGGCGTCGGTAGGGCTGTGGGCCGACGCACAGCTCCGGATCCTCTACGTCGCCGACACCACCCGTGACAGCGTCACAGTCGTCGAGGGACAGACGGTCGACGCGCTCGTCCGACAGGGCGAAGACGTGCTCGACGAGGCGGCGGCGACGCTCGACAGCCTCGGCGTGGACTACGAGACGGACGTGGTCCAGGGCAACCCCGCGCCCACCATCGTCGACTACGCCGACCGCTACGGGATGGATCTCGTCGTGATGCCGACGCACGGCCGCGAGGGGGTGTCGCGGTACCTCGCCGGCAGCGTGACGGAGAAGGTGGTCCGGCTCGCCTCCGTCCCCGTGGTGAGCGTCCGGATGGCCGACGACGAGTCGCTCCAGTTCCCGTACGATCGGGTGCTCGTCCCGACGGACGGCAGCGACGACGCCGAGCGAGCCGCCGACCACGTCCTGGCGCTCGCCGCGGCGATGGACGCGACCGTCCACGTCCTGTCCGTCGTCGACGACGCCGGTCTCGCGCCGGACCTCCGCGAGGGTGACGCCGGCGCCGAGAACGAACGGGCCGCCGAGGCGGCCGTCGACAGCGTCGTCGACGCCGCCGCCGACCACGGTGTCGACACCGTCCGCCACGTCGCACACGGTGACCCCGTCGAGACGATCGTCGAGCACGTCGAGTCGGAGGCGGTCGACGCAGTGGGGATGGGGACGACCGGCCGCACCGGCACTGACCGCATCCTGCTCGGCAGCGTCGCCGAGCAGACCGTCCGGTCGGCGCCCGTGCCGGTCGTGACCGTCGCAGAGGACTGA
- a CDS encoding type II CAAX prenyl endopeptidase Rce1 family protein, translating to MSTLTTVAGVGIAALGYQTTSEIDARLGPVGEMDDWLRSDVRKWVAGLALVAFVLGVEGRSLASVGVRPPVAFPVVSEFVPTFGLGGVTGDAVTALAWSATGFVGLFVVTTAVYNVYERLDLNTPEGFVSEQASRGVAGYTVTALSAGVVESLAYQGYVVPRVAGLSGSVTFAAVVSWLAFTLVHGIGDTFDAEQTFYIGVPAAVLTALFVACDSVIVVCLVHFAVNLVSFLSE from the coding sequence GTGTCGACACTCACCACGGTCGCCGGCGTCGGGATCGCGGCGCTCGGCTACCAGACGACCTCGGAGATCGACGCTCGACTCGGCCCGGTCGGCGAGATGGACGACTGGCTCCGGAGTGACGTTCGGAAGTGGGTCGCGGGGCTCGCGCTCGTCGCGTTCGTGCTCGGAGTCGAGGGGCGTTCGCTCGCCTCCGTCGGCGTCCGCCCACCCGTCGCCTTCCCGGTCGTGAGCGAGTTCGTCCCGACGTTCGGACTCGGGGGTGTCACCGGCGACGCCGTCACCGCCCTCGCGTGGTCTGCGACGGGGTTCGTCGGTCTGTTCGTCGTGACGACTGCCGTCTACAACGTCTACGAGCGACTCGACCTGAACACGCCGGAGGGGTTCGTCTCCGAGCAGGCCAGTCGTGGCGTCGCGGGCTACACGGTTACGGCACTGTCTGCTGGCGTGGTAGAGTCACTCGCGTACCAGGGGTACGTCGTCCCACGCGTCGCCGGACTCTCGGGGAGCGTCACGTTCGCGGCCGTCGTCTCCTGGCTGGCGTTCACGCTCGTCCACGGGATCGGCGACACGTTCGACGCCGAGCAGACGTTCTACATCGGAGTTCCCGCGGCCGTTCTCACGGCGCTGTTCGTCGCCTGCGACAGCGTGATCGTCGTCTGTCTGGTCCACTTCGCGGTGAATCTAGTGAGTTTCCTGTCGGAGTGA
- a CDS encoding alpha/beta fold hydrolase codes for MFAVDPSSGASRRLTDEPGVVHRWGLWLSDGSGVVCAANGRDRATFDVVRVAGDDRTRLYEHGGDSQITPVGWGPDTGRLLVLETRANGDETLAVVETGSGTLTRVGTDETDSRRLRSLAPAPGEDAVYAVTEHDSDRRGIYRIDLQNAQTTPVVTTDANLKSLSVDPDSGRVVYEREHDGTARLQTGMLKDTTTVESLPEPALDSGYFGPIALGPDGERAAVVYYRGVAPPQVYTVELATGETTQWTYLTNPSMTDDPPVPSSVRYDSDGVDVHGFHTTPSTDGPRPAIVYFHPGPTQQAHRTFNPLRRYFVGEGYAYFEPNYRGSSGYGRRFRRLDHGEGRFDAVADARRAVDWVADRPSVDDDRVVLLGHSYGGFLALAAATTGAAVGATAALAPITDFETFLQETEPWRRANREAEYGSLDDDRDLLRRLSPTDDLGNAACPLLFIHGTGDSTVPPTQSKRAVETAAEHDVDVNYEFLEGADHGLTANDDRVAAFGRVAEFFDRHVGEDS; via the coding sequence TTGTTCGCCGTCGACCCGTCGTCGGGGGCGTCTCGGCGGCTCACCGACGAGCCGGGCGTCGTCCACCGGTGGGGACTGTGGCTTTCGGACGGCAGTGGCGTCGTCTGTGCCGCCAACGGTCGAGACCGGGCGACGTTCGACGTGGTCCGAGTCGCTGGCGACGACCGTACCCGACTGTACGAACACGGTGGAGACTCGCAGATCACGCCGGTCGGGTGGGGCCCGGACACCGGTCGGCTCCTCGTGCTCGAGACACGAGCCAACGGGGACGAGACACTCGCGGTGGTCGAGACGGGGAGCGGGACGCTCACCCGCGTCGGTACGGACGAGACCGACTCTCGACGGCTCAGATCACTCGCGCCCGCGCCAGGGGAGGACGCAGTGTACGCTGTAACAGAACACGACTCCGACCGTAGGGGAATCTACCGAATCGACCTCCAGAACGCCCAGACCACACCGGTCGTCACCACCGACGCGAACCTCAAGTCGCTGTCTGTCGACCCAGACAGTGGTCGGGTCGTCTACGAACGAGAACATGACGGGACAGCGCGCCTCCAGACCGGGATGTTGAAAGACACGACGACTGTCGAGTCACTCCCGGAGCCGGCGCTCGACTCCGGGTACTTCGGGCCGATCGCTCTCGGACCGGACGGTGAACGTGCGGCTGTCGTCTACTACCGAGGAGTCGCTCCGCCACAGGTGTACACCGTCGAGTTGGCGACCGGCGAGACGACACAGTGGACGTACCTGACGAACCCGTCGATGACTGACGATCCACCGGTGCCGTCGTCCGTCCGGTACGACTCCGACGGTGTCGACGTACACGGCTTCCACACGACACCGTCGACCGACGGCCCACGCCCGGCGATCGTTTACTTTCACCCCGGCCCGACACAGCAGGCACACCGGACGTTCAATCCGCTCCGGCGATACTTCGTCGGCGAAGGGTACGCCTACTTCGAGCCGAACTACCGCGGGTCGTCCGGCTACGGTCGACGGTTCCGCCGACTTGACCACGGCGAGGGACGGTTCGACGCCGTCGCCGACGCCCGGCGGGCCGTCGACTGGGTCGCCGACCGTCCGTCCGTCGACGACGATCGGGTGGTGTTGTTGGGCCACTCATACGGCGGCTTCCTGGCGCTCGCAGCAGCAACAACTGGTGCCGCCGTCGGCGCAACGGCCGCGCTCGCGCCCATCACCGACTTCGAGACGTTCCTCCAAGAGACCGAGCCGTGGCGGCGGGCAAACCGCGAGGCAGAGTACGGCTCGTTGGACGACGACCGGGATCTCCTCCGTCGTCTTAGCCCGACCGACGATCTCGGGAACGCCGCGTGTCCGCTCCTGTTCATCCACGGGACGGGGGACTCGACAGTGCCACCGACGCAGTCGAAGCGGGCCGTCGAGACGGCCGCGGAACACGACGTAGATGTCAACTACGAGTTCCTGGAGGGTGCCGACCACGGACTCACCGCGAACGACGACCGCGTCGCCGCGTTCGGCCGCGTGGCCGAGTTCTTCGACCGACACGTCGGCGAGGACTCCTGA
- a CDS encoding MFS transporter, with amino-acid sequence MREVFANAKFRRLFAGRLVTNLGDSLYFVAATWFVHELSNDPFLTGLAGFLTLLPGAFQFVAGPLVDDWDVRRVLVATQLLQAVVVSVIPLSAHFGVLRVEVILIVMPVLASMNEFANPAMSAALPRLLDEDRLVAANSAFSLASDGTDFVGNGLSGLAIAAFGAVSLFVFDAVSFLVTTALFATVAVPEADGETVTETEETPYLERLRVGFDYIRESFLLSLLAGAAVANLAVGVALATMPSFAETMQVPQVPVVDLGGAGAYGVLIAAFTLGNVAGAVTAGLIDDIPFGAVAVGTGLLSAVLWAAGVLAGSLTLTAPLLALAFVPVGAFNIQVVALVQSAPPEEIVGRVTSVLGSLSVLALPAGSLLGGTVGRFTTPSTAMLCVPVGLASFAVYVAVSSELRSLPCVGEVELDG; translated from the coding sequence ATGCGTGAGGTGTTCGCCAACGCGAAGTTCCGCAGGCTGTTTGCCGGTCGGCTTGTCACCAACCTCGGCGACAGTCTCTATTTCGTCGCGGCGACGTGGTTCGTCCACGAACTGTCGAACGACCCGTTTCTCACCGGCCTGGCGGGGTTCCTCACGCTGTTGCCCGGTGCCTTCCAGTTCGTCGCCGGTCCGCTCGTCGACGACTGGGACGTGCGGCGCGTGCTCGTAGCCACGCAGTTGCTCCAGGCAGTCGTCGTCTCCGTGATTCCACTCAGCGCTCACTTCGGCGTTCTCCGGGTGGAGGTGATCCTGATCGTCATGCCGGTGTTGGCGAGTATGAACGAGTTCGCCAACCCCGCGATGTCGGCCGCGCTGCCGCGACTACTCGACGAAGACCGGCTCGTCGCCGCCAACTCGGCGTTCTCGTTGGCGTCTGACGGGACGGACTTCGTCGGCAACGGGTTGTCCGGGCTGGCGATCGCCGCCTTCGGCGCCGTGTCGTTGTTCGTGTTTGACGCCGTCTCCTTTCTCGTCACCACGGCGTTGTTCGCCACAGTCGCCGTCCCCGAGGCCGACGGAGAGACTGTGACAGAGACTGAAGAGACACCGTACCTAGAGCGACTCCGGGTCGGGTTCGACTACATCCGGGAGTCGTTCCTGTTGTCACTGCTGGCCGGCGCGGCCGTGGCGAACCTCGCAGTCGGAGTCGCGCTGGCGACAATGCCGTCGTTCGCGGAGACGATGCAGGTGCCACAGGTACCCGTGGTCGACCTCGGCGGCGCCGGTGCGTACGGCGTCCTGATTGCGGCCTTCACGCTCGGCAACGTCGCTGGCGCCGTGACAGCGGGCCTGATCGACGACATCCCGTTCGGAGCCGTCGCCGTCGGCACCGGTCTGCTGTCGGCTGTGCTGTGGGCTGCTGGCGTACTCGCCGGGTCGCTGACCCTCACCGCACCGTTGTTGGCGCTGGCGTTCGTCCCTGTTGGCGCGTTCAACATTCAGGTCGTCGCGTTGGTCCAGTCGGCACCGCCAGAGGAGATTGTCGGTCGCGTCACCTCGGTGTTGGGTTCGTTGTCGGTTCTGGCGCTTCCTGCCGGGTCGTTACTCGGTGGCACTGTCGGCCGGTTCACCACCCCCTCGACGGCGATGCTGTGCGTTCCGGTCGGACTCGCGTCGTTCGCCGTCTACGTCGCCGTCTCCTCCGAACTCCGGTCACTCCCCTGCGTTGGCGAGGTGGAGCTGGACGGGTGA
- a CDS encoding bacteriorhodopsin: protein MTTIEPVSAAVLLQQATQSDVFSQIRDDVLLSSSLWVNIALAGLSILLFVYMGRNITDGRTKLIWGATLMIPLVSISSYLGLASGLTVGLIEMPAGHALAGEEVLSQWGRYLTWALSTPMILLALGLLADVDRGSLFTVIAADIGMCVTGLAAALVTSSYAVRWLFYAVSCAFFVVVLYALLTEWADSAAAAGTGEIFDTLRILTVVLWLGYPIVWALGIEGLAVIQSVGLTSWAYSALDVLAKYVFAFLLLRWVADNERTITTSQREAGSGTPADD, encoded by the coding sequence ATGACGACAATCGAACCAGTATCCGCAGCAGTGCTACTCCAACAGGCGACACAGTCGGACGTGTTCTCACAGATCAGAGACGACGTGTTACTGAGTTCCTCGTTGTGGGTGAACATCGCTTTAGCGGGGCTGTCGATCCTCTTGTTCGTGTACATGGGTCGCAACATCACGGACGGCCGGACGAAGCTGATCTGGGGAGCGACGCTGATGATCCCGTTGGTGTCGATCTCCAGCTATCTCGGGCTCGCCTCCGGGCTGACGGTCGGACTGATCGAGATGCCGGCCGGTCACGCGCTGGCGGGCGAGGAGGTGCTCAGCCAGTGGGGTCGGTACCTCACCTGGGCGCTGTCGACGCCGATGATCCTGCTCGCGCTCGGTCTCCTGGCCGACGTCGACCGTGGGAGTCTGTTCACCGTGATCGCGGCCGACATCGGGATGTGTGTCACCGGCCTCGCGGCCGCGCTCGTCACGTCGTCGTACGCCGTCCGGTGGCTGTTCTACGCCGTGAGCTGTGCGTTCTTCGTGGTGGTCCTGTACGCCCTGCTGACCGAGTGGGCCGACTCCGCCGCCGCAGCGGGCACCGGCGAGATCTTCGACACGCTCCGGATCCTCACGGTCGTCCTCTGGCTGGGCTACCCGATCGTCTGGGCGCTCGGGATCGAGGGGCTGGCCGTGATCCAGTCCGTCGGCCTCACCTCGTGGGCCTACTCCGCGCTGGACGTGCTGGCGAAGTACGTCTTCGCGTTCCTGCTCCTCCGGTGGGTCGCCGACAACGAGCGGACGATCACGACCTCACAGCGCGAGGCGGGGTCCGGCACGCCCGCCGACGACTGA
- a CDS encoding ATP-dependent endonuclease has protein sequence MSVIDIETFRVKNYKPIKDSGDMELGDMTTFIGKNDAGKSSFLEALELFLDCGKPDDEHFHMQEAEEICFEAEVRLPEELCGLLREEYVPEDNDTVTVLREFSRRSGRTPGSETYLNGETFSKGAINEDDTRLTKAKSRDRVWDFFPEPVPIFAERDVSEETKLKGGTHMDKLLSPILESGGFDNEVANKKAELRESLTETTEKVGSHLTNYLETHLESIEQVEMSPGNIRVDKAITPSIELHDEHLSESVDVRERGSGVGSLLQLSMMQAYVDFEVSEGYILLFEEPGNFLHPSAERKMLDALREIAGGGGQVVLTTHSQVFIDNRANADIYVTRREDGATEFERVADEGFEAVREIGARNSDILQSDFVIYVEGQSDVEILKRIAEEVIDDWHNRGVTILPLGGTGNMQHCDPAKLKKINQNFAILLDSDRKEGAEDPKQESVELRNRAANADVPCHILKRREIENYFDSDVVADVVDLPAAALEIDDYCDVEERVERRAADHRTPDGPERLNCYDKRDHGRRIVEEMYHRGRSIDEVEQFLQRHV, from the coding sequence ATGTCCGTCATCGACATCGAGACCTTCCGCGTCAAGAACTACAAGCCTATCAAGGACTCCGGTGACATGGAACTCGGAGACATGACGACGTTCATCGGGAAGAACGACGCCGGGAAGTCGTCGTTTCTTGAAGCACTGGAACTGTTTCTCGACTGTGGCAAACCCGACGACGAGCATTTTCACATGCAAGAGGCCGAGGAGATTTGCTTCGAGGCCGAGGTTCGACTTCCGGAGGAACTCTGTGGTCTGCTCCGGGAGGAGTACGTTCCGGAAGACAACGACACAGTAACCGTTCTTCGGGAGTTCAGCCGTCGGAGCGGAAGAACTCCAGGCTCAGAGACCTACCTGAACGGCGAGACGTTCTCGAAGGGTGCCATCAATGAGGATGACACCCGCCTCACGAAGGCTAAATCTCGTGATCGCGTCTGGGACTTCTTCCCAGAGCCAGTCCCCATCTTCGCGGAGCGAGACGTGAGCGAGGAGACGAAACTCAAGGGCGGCACCCACATGGACAAGCTGCTCTCCCCGATTCTAGAGTCTGGTGGATTCGACAATGAGGTCGCCAACAAGAAGGCCGAGCTTCGAGAGTCTCTAACCGAGACGACTGAAAAAGTCGGGAGTCATCTGACAAACTATCTTGAGACACATCTGGAGAGTATCGAGCAGGTGGAGATGTCTCCTGGCAACATCCGCGTCGACAAAGCAATTACACCGAGTATCGAACTCCACGACGAACACCTCTCTGAGAGCGTCGACGTTCGAGAGCGCGGGTCTGGTGTCGGGAGTCTTCTACAGTTGTCGATGATGCAGGCGTACGTCGACTTCGAGGTGAGTGAAGGGTACATCCTCTTGTTCGAGGAGCCAGGGAACTTCCTCCACCCGTCAGCCGAGCGGAAGATGCTCGATGCCCTCAGAGAGATTGCTGGCGGGGGCGGTCAAGTGGTCCTCACGACCCACTCACAGGTGTTCATCGACAACCGCGCCAACGCGGACATTTATGTCACGCGGCGCGAAGACGGTGCAACAGAGTTCGAACGGGTGGCCGACGAAGGGTTTGAGGCAGTCCGCGAGATTGGTGCTCGTAATAGTGATATTCTACAGAGCGATTTCGTCATTTACGTCGAAGGGCAGTCCGACGTGGAAATTCTCAAACGAATTGCAGAGGAGGTGATCGACGACTGGCACAATCGTGGGGTCACGATTCTTCCCCTGGGTGGAACGGGCAATATGCAGCACTGTGATCCGGCGAAGTTAAAGAAAATCAACCAAAACTTTGCAATTCTCCTTGACAGTGATCGAAAGGAGGGGGCCGAGGATCCCAAGCAAGAGTCCGTGGAGCTGCGTAACCGAGCCGCAAATGCCGACGTGCCGTGTCACATTCTGAAAAGGCGTGAGATTGAGAACTACTTCGACAGCGACGTGGTTGCGGACGTGGTGGACCTCCCGGCAGCTGCGTTGGAAATTGACGACTACTGTGATGTAGAAGAGCGCGTTGAGCGACGCGCGGCGGATCACAGAACACCAGATGGGCCTGAGCGGCTCAACTGCTACGACAAGCGTGATCACGGGCGACGGATCGTTGAAGAGATGTACCATCGCGGACGCTCTATTGACGAAGTTGAGCAGTTCCTGCAACGTCACGTCTGA
- a CDS encoding DUF1156 domain-containing protein: protein MNTTDSWDKLPLRLMDELAEKETYRRDVYRPVYSLHKWWARRPGSTFRMLGLAALTDDTVDRTDILTERSSGSHDGLYITPDADRMETDATVLDPFAGGGTTLVELNRLGADVIGYELNPVAWWVEKKSTDEVDLDVLEREFDRILAETREELDELYTTVDPETGQECEVLYYFQSQRIPCLECGEDVQLFPRYQLAKTKKTMSGYLYCPNQDCDDRIVELEDRGKGLDAGTTVTVDGETVTVEEDGNEVCPNCGHQFDPNDGTYGYGKYTCSNGHKHDVKETLQRHDEKPTFERFALQYVDPHGTKQMKEFDDRDAERVAEARERLTAVREELPIPEQEIPSGDKTQALLNYNYDRFSELFTERHLLTFGTLLQKAIAVADRTFEDADAQNVSEFLVTGVSNCLEYNSKLTKWHYRDLKGMNTFNRHAFVPRVQPVEPNPLNHESNSVAIRNFFDKLHDGKQFCQEPFEKVKNYETGDVEQFHVSDESVSEDRVAGLHCQTAERLEQPDESVDYVITDPPYYDNVQYSELSDYFYVWLREALADDYEEFRPELVPKAREIVANNSANKDESFFVESLSNVFSECHRVLKDDGEMVFTYHHNENEAWSVILAALVDSGFTITGAYPVQSEMPNNPHISELDNAEYDILVYANKERVDERTTLSELQRDLFFELQEMADEEQARHDDLSKADLGVILRGKCLYYYSRHYPEVYDDGERAGIDDALATVDGVIEQVLSGAVDLPSSIDTTSEAFAAFVDRGPEPYDALNKQLLAKNLSLADFEDERLVRDVDGQKVPVPADERVDHVERKLHADGDDLGADNLLDVDKVHYLHHRYVTDQNTVEFLREWRSDDLVALAEFLADATGDERYENVMAMSLEQF, encoded by the coding sequence GTGAACACGACAGACTCCTGGGACAAACTCCCCTTGCGGCTGATGGACGAACTGGCAGAGAAGGAGACGTACCGACGCGACGTGTATCGACCCGTCTACTCACTGCACAAGTGGTGGGCGCGTCGCCCGGGGTCGACGTTCCGGATGCTCGGGCTCGCGGCACTCACCGACGATACGGTCGACAGGACGGACATCCTCACCGAGCGGTCGAGCGGGAGCCACGACGGGCTGTACATCACGCCCGACGCGGACCGGATGGAGACGGACGCGACGGTGTTGGACCCGTTCGCCGGCGGCGGGACGACGCTCGTCGAGCTGAACCGACTCGGCGCGGACGTGATCGGCTACGAACTCAACCCGGTCGCGTGGTGGGTCGAGAAGAAGTCCACCGACGAGGTGGACCTGGACGTGCTCGAACGGGAGTTCGACCGCATCCTCGCGGAGACCCGCGAGGAACTGGACGAACTCTACACGACCGTCGACCCCGAGACTGGCCAGGAGTGTGAGGTGCTGTACTACTTCCAGTCACAGCGAATCCCCTGTCTGGAGTGTGGCGAGGACGTCCAACTGTTCCCTCGGTACCAACTCGCCAAGACGAAGAAGACGATGTCCGGCTACCTCTACTGTCCGAATCAGGACTGTGACGACCGGATAGTCGAACTCGAAGATCGCGGGAAGGGGCTGGACGCCGGGACGACGGTGACGGTCGACGGCGAGACGGTGACCGTCGAGGAAGACGGCAACGAGGTGTGTCCCAACTGCGGCCACCAGTTCGATCCGAACGACGGGACGTACGGCTACGGGAAGTACACCTGTTCGAACGGGCACAAACACGACGTGAAAGAGACGCTGCAACGCCACGACGAGAAGCCGACGTTCGAGCGGTTCGCGCTCCAGTACGTCGACCCGCATGGCACCAAGCAAATGAAGGAGTTCGACGACCGCGACGCCGAGCGGGTCGCGGAGGCACGTGAGCGACTCACGGCGGTGCGCGAGGAGTTGCCGATTCCCGAGCAGGAGATTCCGTCGGGTGACAAGACACAGGCGTTGTTGAACTACAACTACGATCGGTTCTCGGAGCTGTTCACCGAACGGCACCTCCTCACGTTCGGGACGTTGTTGCAGAAGGCGATCGCGGTGGCCGACCGCACGTTCGAGGACGCGGACGCACAGAACGTGTCGGAGTTTCTGGTGACGGGGGTGTCAAACTGTCTGGAGTACAACTCGAAGCTGACGAAGTGGCACTACCGTGATCTGAAGGGTATGAATACGTTCAACAGGCACGCATTCGTCCCTCGGGTTCAGCCGGTTGAACCGAATCCACTGAACCACGAGAGCAACTCTGTTGCGATCAGGAACTTCTTCGACAAACTCCACGACGGCAAACAGTTCTGCCAGGAGCCCTTCGAGAAGGTGAAGAACTACGAGACCGGCGACGTGGAGCAGTTTCACGTCTCCGACGAGTCCGTCTCGGAAGACCGGGTGGCGGGACTCCACTGCCAGACCGCCGAGCGACTCGAACAGCCGGACGAGTCCGTCGACTACGTGATCACGGACCCGCCGTACTACGACAACGTCCAGTACTCGGAGCTGTCGGACTACTTCTACGTCTGGCTGCGGGAGGCGTTGGCCGACGACTACGAGGAGTTCCGACCGGAGTTGGTGCCGAAGGCGCGGGAGATCGTCGCCAACAACAGCGCGAACAAAGACGAGTCGTTCTTCGTGGAGTCGTTGTCGAACGTATTCTCGGAGTGTCACCGGGTACTGAAGGACGACGGGGAGATGGTGTTCACCTACCACCACAACGAGAACGAGGCGTGGTCGGTGATCCTGGCGGCACTCGTCGACAGTGGGTTCACGATCACCGGCGCGTATCCCGTCCAGTCGGAGATGCCGAACAACCCTCACATCTCCGAGCTCGACAACGCGGAGTACGATATTCTCGTGTACGCCAACAAGGAACGCGTCGACGAACGGACGACCCTCTCGGAGCTACAGCGCGACCTGTTCTTCGAGCTCCAGGAGATGGCAGACGAAGAACAGGCGCGCCACGACGACCTCTCGAAGGCAGATCTGGGGGTGATCCTCCGCGGAAAGTGTCTGTACTACTACTCCCGCCACTACCCCGAGGTGTACGACGACGGCGAGCGGGCTGGGATCGACGACGCGTTGGCGACTGTCGACGGCGTCATCGAGCAGGTGCTGTCGGGGGCTGTCGACCTCCCGAGCAGTATCGACACGACGAGCGAGGCGTTCGCGGCGTTCGTCGACCGTGGCCCGGAGCCGTACGACGCCCTGAACAAACAGCTCCTGGCGAAGAACCTCAGTCTGGCCGACTTCGAGGACGAACGGCTCGTGAGAGACGTCGACGGACAGAAGGTGCCCGTTCCGGCCGACGAGCGCGTCGACCACGTCGAACGGAAGCTACACGCCGACGGCGACGATCTCGGCGCGGACAATCTCCTCGACGTGGACAAGGTCCACTACCTCCACCACCGCTACGTGACGGACCAGAACACCGTGGAGTTCCTCCGAGAGTGGCGATCGGACGATCTGGTAGCTCTCGCGGAGTTCCTGGCGGACGCGACCGGAGACGAACGGTACGAGAACGTGATGGCGATGAGCCTGGAGCAGTTCTGA
- a CDS encoding CBS domain-containing protein, protein MSETTPIESLMTTPVVTVSPDATASHAAATLLEEEIGSLLVTDDDELVGVVTATDFLSDVVAGETDPDAPVTDYATTDVETVGVDTPIASAAGRMAAADVQHLPVVDGGVVGLVSATDLTAYLAHDSVDAVE, encoded by the coding sequence ATGTCAGAGACGACGCCAATCGAGAGTCTGATGACGACCCCGGTCGTGACCGTCTCGCCGGACGCGACCGCGAGCCACGCCGCCGCGACGCTGTTGGAAGAAGAGATCGGCTCGCTGCTGGTCACCGACGACGACGAGCTCGTCGGGGTCGTGACAGCGACCGACTTCCTGTCGGACGTTGTCGCCGGGGAGACGGACCCCGACGCGCCCGTGACGGACTACGCCACGACGGACGTCGAGACGGTCGGAGTCGACACCCCGATTGCGAGCGCCGCCGGCCGGATGGCTGCCGCCGACGTACAACACCTCCCGGTCGTCGACGGCGGTGTCGTCGGGCTCGTCTCCGCGACCGACCTCACGGCGTACCTCGCGCACGACAGCGTCGACGCCGTGGAGTGA